A window from Leifsonia shinshuensis encodes these proteins:
- a CDS encoding GNAT family N-acetyltransferase, which translates to MTVTNVDADEFRYVEATDELARPLLAELEYEYDIRYGDFFGERASTELSRYPAELFTAALGGAFVLLLRDGEPIAGGAYKRYDERTAELKRIWTSSAHRRQGLARRVVAELESEAVRRGYTRVYLTTGPRQPEAKALYLAAGYRPLYDTALPPEEVGIHAFEKTLGVER; encoded by the coding sequence GTGACCGTCACGAACGTCGACGCCGACGAATTCCGCTATGTCGAGGCCACGGACGAGCTGGCCCGCCCGCTGCTCGCCGAGCTCGAGTACGAGTACGACATCCGCTACGGCGACTTCTTCGGCGAGCGCGCCTCGACCGAGCTGAGCCGCTATCCGGCCGAACTGTTCACCGCCGCCCTTGGTGGCGCTTTCGTGCTGCTGCTCCGCGACGGCGAGCCGATCGCCGGGGGTGCGTACAAGCGCTACGACGAGCGCACCGCCGAGCTGAAGCGCATCTGGACGAGCTCCGCCCACCGGCGGCAAGGCCTCGCCCGCCGGGTGGTCGCGGAGCTCGAGTCGGAGGCCGTCCGCCGCGGGTACACCCGCGTGTACCTCACCACCGGACCGCGCCAGCCCGAGGCGAAGGCGCTGTACCTCGCGGCCGGTTACCGCCCGCTCTACGACACGGCGCTGCCGCCGGAGGAGGTCGGCATCCATGCCTTCGAGAAGACCCTCGGGGTGGAGCGATGA
- a CDS encoding FAD/NAD(P)-binding protein: MSSAASSPRRASVVVVGAGPRAAGWLERFAAARSVAPDRVPVVVHLVDPYPPGPGRIWRREQSALLKLNSMAEDVTMFTDASCAVEGPVVAGPSLLEWAEGVRDGRVPDAEPADPEVAAELRRLSRGDFPTRRLQSHYLDWFLRRTIASLDEDAVVAAHASEVVAVESGVDAERVRLADGTVLRADSVVYALGHTGSEPSGESAALAAFAERHGLHYQPPAFTADADLSALRPGRPVAVRGMGLAAVDLVVLLTEGRGGRFERDPGGLRYRPSGREPRILIGSRRGVPYRSKISSALVGEQPALRYLTPEVLAALTREPGTLDFRRDVFPRVERELLHGYYRELFTGHPERTRLPWERFRDRLDTVDLRSAVYDELVSSALPDPRDHLHLDAFDRPLDGLRFADRAELQDALRAHLRDDLHRRTAPEHSETLGLFLALLHTMFALAPIGASAAWTEESRTRDLHGWWPAYFSYVASGPPGHRLEELLALSEAGIVEFAGARFDVDADEDAGTFRVSSASVDGSRPVDALVDAWLPATDAQRSDNPALRDLARSGDGGFRHGMLRVSPADARVLDGSGRPHPRRWAIGPFTDAPFAGAFARPGTNALSFRENDRVAQSVLAELSLVRDARQLSEALPTMS, encoded by the coding sequence ATGTCCTCCGCTGCCTCCTCCCCGCGCCGTGCCTCGGTGGTGGTCGTCGGCGCCGGTCCGCGGGCCGCCGGCTGGCTGGAGCGCTTCGCCGCGGCGCGGTCCGTCGCCCCCGACCGGGTCCCGGTCGTGGTGCACCTCGTCGATCCGTATCCGCCGGGCCCGGGCCGCATCTGGCGCCGTGAGCAGTCCGCTCTGCTGAAGCTCAACTCGATGGCCGAGGACGTCACCATGTTCACCGACGCCTCCTGCGCGGTCGAGGGACCGGTCGTCGCCGGGCCGTCGCTGCTGGAGTGGGCGGAGGGCGTCCGCGACGGGCGCGTGCCGGATGCCGAACCCGCCGACCCGGAGGTGGCGGCCGAGCTCCGCAGGCTGTCGCGCGGAGACTTTCCGACCCGCCGGCTGCAGAGCCACTACCTGGACTGGTTCCTGCGACGCACCATCGCGTCCCTCGACGAGGATGCGGTGGTCGCCGCACACGCGTCGGAGGTCGTCGCGGTCGAGTCCGGCGTCGATGCCGAGCGCGTCCGCCTCGCCGACGGCACGGTGTTGCGGGCGGACTCCGTCGTGTACGCCCTCGGCCACACCGGCAGCGAACCGTCCGGCGAATCGGCGGCGCTCGCCGCCTTCGCGGAGCGCCACGGCCTCCACTACCAGCCGCCCGCCTTCACGGCCGACGCCGACCTCTCGGCCCTGCGCCCCGGCCGTCCCGTCGCCGTCCGCGGGATGGGGCTCGCCGCCGTCGACCTCGTCGTGCTCCTCACGGAGGGACGCGGCGGCCGCTTCGAGCGGGATCCCGGCGGCCTGCGCTACCGCCCGAGCGGGCGCGAGCCGCGCATCCTGATCGGCTCGCGGCGCGGGGTGCCGTACCGCTCGAAGATCTCCTCGGCGCTCGTCGGCGAGCAGCCCGCGCTGCGGTACCTGACGCCCGAGGTGCTGGCTGCCCTCACCCGCGAGCCCGGCACGCTGGACTTCCGGCGCGACGTGTTCCCGCGCGTGGAGCGGGAACTCCTCCACGGCTACTACCGCGAGCTGTTCACCGGCCATCCCGAGCGCACCCGGCTGCCCTGGGAGCGTTTCCGCGACCGCCTCGACACCGTGGACCTGCGGTCCGCCGTGTACGACGAGCTGGTGAGCTCCGCGCTTCCCGACCCGCGCGATCACCTCCACCTCGACGCCTTCGACCGGCCGCTCGACGGGCTGCGCTTCGCCGATCGCGCCGAGCTGCAGGACGCGTTGCGGGCCCACCTGCGCGACGACCTGCACCGCCGGACCGCCCCGGAGCACTCGGAGACCCTCGGGCTGTTCCTGGCCCTGCTGCACACCATGTTCGCGCTCGCGCCGATCGGCGCCTCCGCCGCCTGGACGGAGGAGTCGCGCACCCGCGACCTGCACGGGTGGTGGCCCGCGTACTTCAGCTACGTCGCCTCCGGGCCGCCCGGTCACCGCCTCGAGGAGCTGCTCGCGCTCTCCGAGGCCGGCATCGTCGAGTTCGCCGGCGCGCGCTTCGACGTGGACGCCGACGAGGACGCCGGAACGTTCCGCGTCTCCAGCGCGTCGGTCGACGGCTCCCGCCCCGTCGACGCCCTGGTCGACGCGTGGCTCCCGGCGACCGATGCGCAGCGTTCCGACAACCCGGCGCTGCGCGACCTCGCGCGCTCGGGCGACGGAGGTTTCCGGCACGGGATGCTGCGCGTCTCGCCGGCGGACGCGCGGGTCCTCGACGGCTCGGGCCGACCGCATCCGCGCCGCTGGGCGATCGGCCCGTTCACCGACGCGCCCTTCGCCGGTGCGTTCGCCCGGCCGGGAACCAACGCCCTCTCGTTCCGCGAGAACGACCGGGTCGCGCAGTCGGTGCTGGCCGAACTCTCCCTCGTCCGGGATGCGCGCCAGCTTTCTGAGGCATTGCCAACAATGTCCTGA
- a CDS encoding alpha/beta hydrolase: MTFDFTSETRSGAGVVERRFTLDGIPGILWTPTSATPSAPAPLILLGHPGGIDGMYPRLLGRAQRAAADGFAALAIELPGSGDRPPSAGLDQARSDLRRTLAAGDPVPPELVDRLVLPLVDAAVPEWQAAMDAALALPGIGGPVGYSGGFISVGVRLAVTEPRIVAAGLFAGSYVPATILEEARRVTIPVHVLLQWDDEGNDRQAALDLFDAFGSSQKTLQANLGGHRGVPAFAGEDAARFFARHLR, translated from the coding sequence ATGACCTTCGACTTCACTTCTGAAACGCGCTCCGGCGCCGGCGTCGTCGAGCGCCGATTCACCCTCGACGGAATCCCGGGCATCCTCTGGACGCCCACATCCGCGACACCGTCCGCTCCCGCTCCGCTGATCCTGCTCGGGCATCCCGGCGGCATCGACGGGATGTATCCGCGGCTCCTCGGCCGGGCGCAGCGCGCCGCGGCCGACGGTTTCGCCGCGCTCGCCATCGAGTTGCCGGGAAGCGGCGACCGGCCGCCGTCGGCGGGACTGGACCAGGCGCGCTCCGACCTGCGGCGGACGCTCGCCGCCGGCGACCCGGTCCCACCGGAGCTCGTCGACCGGCTGGTCCTGCCGCTGGTCGACGCGGCGGTGCCCGAGTGGCAGGCGGCGATGGATGCGGCGCTCGCGCTCCCCGGGATCGGTGGGCCGGTCGGGTACTCCGGCGGCTTCATCTCGGTCGGGGTGCGGCTCGCGGTGACCGAGCCGCGGATCGTCGCGGCCGGTCTCTTCGCCGGCAGCTACGTCCCGGCGACGATCCTGGAGGAGGCGCGGCGGGTGACCATCCCGGTGCACGTCCTGCTGCAGTGGGACGACGAGGGCAACGACCGGCAGGCCGCGCTCGACCTCTTCGACGCGTTCGGCTCGTCGCAGAAGACGCTGCAGGCGAACCTCGGCGGCCATCGCGGCGTCCCGGCGTTCGCCGGCGAGGACGCCGCCCGCTTCTTCGCCCGGCACCTGCGGTGA
- a CDS encoding GntR family transcriptional regulator: MTVDRGGFHVRARDFIRDRLREGILDGTLQPGEEVAVAEVASWLGVPVTPVHPAMVALEMEGLLEVGQYAARVAVVDSDRIDEHLYTLGLLRAGAIECTLPELSPVAEAAIVDLVDRARSAAADGDLPEHDTSSAELWQVFVDACPNQALRRAYATTAPGLVHKSRLAGPMSPENSDRLAEGYDALRWAVTTRGLAHAVRATQRVHALGS, encoded by the coding sequence ATGACCGTCGATCGTGGAGGGTTCCATGTGCGAGCACGAGACTTCATCCGTGACCGGTTGCGGGAAGGGATCCTGGACGGGACGCTTCAACCGGGCGAGGAAGTGGCCGTAGCGGAGGTGGCGAGCTGGCTGGGTGTCCCGGTGACGCCGGTCCACCCGGCCATGGTGGCCCTGGAGATGGAAGGCCTCCTGGAGGTGGGCCAGTATGCCGCGCGCGTCGCCGTTGTCGACTCGGACCGGATCGACGAGCACCTGTATACGCTCGGTCTCCTGCGCGCTGGTGCGATCGAGTGCACACTTCCGGAGTTGTCGCCGGTCGCGGAGGCCGCGATCGTCGACCTCGTAGACCGAGCACGGTCGGCCGCCGCAGATGGCGACCTCCCCGAACACGACACATCCTCCGCCGAACTCTGGCAGGTGTTCGTGGACGCGTGCCCGAATCAAGCGCTCCGGCGGGCTTACGCCACCACGGCGCCCGGGCTCGTGCACAAGTCCCGGCTCGCCGGTCCGATGTCCCCCGAGAACAGTGACCGATTGGCCGAGGGGTACGACGCCCTCCGTTGGGCGGTGACGACCCGCGGTCTGGCTCACGCCGTCCGGGCCACCCAGCGAGTACACGCGCTGGGAAGCTGA
- a CDS encoding DUF4190 domain-containing protein has translation MLDESTTPPAPGAPAAPAAPASEPAYPAAPPKWNVLAIVAFILSFIGGLLGIILGVVSLQKVSRTGERGRGLAISAIVIGAVNIVVGIITWGLVAALVAAAHTSAGSTLERSLPSALTTSAQCQVLADAVTESRTALSDLSTLAADPPKAVSALREFSADWKTAAATVPDADVRASATAASRSLDALIAYVAPVAEDPAAVVNLDEKELRRLSSELGSAFNAVDASCG, from the coding sequence ATGCTCGACGAATCCACCACCCCACCGGCGCCCGGCGCCCCGGCGGCACCCGCGGCCCCGGCCTCTGAACCCGCATACCCGGCAGCGCCTCCGAAGTGGAACGTGCTCGCGATCGTGGCCTTCATCCTGTCCTTCATCGGCGGCCTGCTCGGCATCATCCTCGGCGTCGTGTCGCTTCAGAAGGTCTCCCGCACGGGCGAGCGCGGCCGTGGCCTGGCGATCAGCGCCATCGTGATAGGCGCCGTGAACATCGTGGTCGGCATCATCACCTGGGGGCTCGTCGCCGCTCTGGTCGCGGCCGCCCACACCTCCGCCGGGTCGACGCTCGAGCGATCGCTTCCCTCGGCGCTGACGACCAGTGCGCAGTGCCAGGTCCTCGCCGACGCCGTCACCGAGTCCCGCACCGCACTGAGCGACCTGTCGACGCTCGCGGCGGATCCGCCCAAAGCCGTCTCCGCGCTCCGCGAGTTCTCCGCCGATTGGAAGACCGCTGCCGCGACCGTGCCCGACGCCGACGTGCGCGCATCGGCGACCGCGGCCTCCCGCAGCCTGGATGCTCTGATCGCCTACGTCGCTCCGGTCGCCGAAGACCCGGCCGCCGTGGTGAACCTCGACGAGAAGGAACTCCGCCGCCTGAGCAGCGAGCTGGGCAGCGCCTTCAACGCCGTCGACGCGAGCTGCGGCTGA
- a CDS encoding alpha/beta hydrolase has product MGTVTTSDGIEIFYKDWGTGQPIVFSHGWPLSADDWDTQLLFFLQHGYRVVAHDRRGHGRSTQSGDGHDMDHYAADLRAVVEALDLHDAIHVGHSTGGGEVAHYIATYGEDRVARAVLISAVPPIMVQTENNPGGLPKSVFDDLQAQLAKNRSEFYRALPSGPFYGFNRPGVESSEAIIENWWRQGMMGGAKAHYDGIVAFSQTDFTEDLKKISVPVLVMHGEDDQIVPYADSGPLSAKLVQNGTLKSYPGFPHGMPTTQADTINADLLEWLQS; this is encoded by the coding sequence ATGGGCACTGTCACCACATCCGACGGAATCGAGATCTTCTACAAGGACTGGGGAACGGGTCAACCGATCGTCTTCAGTCACGGCTGGCCGCTGTCCGCCGACGACTGGGACACGCAGCTGCTGTTCTTCCTGCAGCACGGCTACCGTGTGGTCGCCCACGACCGGCGCGGCCACGGCCGTTCCACTCAGAGCGGCGACGGTCACGACATGGACCACTACGCCGCCGACCTCCGCGCGGTGGTGGAGGCGCTCGACCTGCACGACGCCATCCACGTCGGCCACTCCACCGGAGGCGGCGAGGTCGCGCACTACATCGCGACCTATGGCGAGGACCGGGTGGCCCGGGCGGTGCTGATCAGTGCCGTGCCGCCGATCATGGTGCAGACCGAGAACAATCCCGGTGGTCTGCCGAAGAGCGTGTTCGACGACCTGCAGGCGCAGCTCGCGAAGAACCGGTCCGAGTTCTACCGCGCCCTGCCGTCGGGCCCGTTCTACGGGTTCAACCGGCCAGGAGTCGAGTCGTCCGAGGCCATCATCGAGAACTGGTGGCGGCAGGGGATGATGGGTGGCGCGAAGGCGCACTACGACGGGATCGTCGCTTTCTCGCAGACGGATTTCACCGAGGACCTGAAGAAGATCTCGGTTCCGGTGCTCGTCATGCACGGCGAGGACGACCAGATCGTCCCCTACGCCGACTCCGGCCCCCTGTCGGCGAAGCTCGTTCAGAACGGGACGCTCAAGTCGTACCCCGGCTTCCCGCACGGCATGCCGACCACGCAGGCCGACACGATCAACGCCGACCTGCTGGAGTGGCTGCAGTCGTAG
- a CDS encoding beta-L-arabinofuranosidase domain-containing protein gives MTDTLDRTRLGGPVNPSASLLRPLGPSEVRIAGGFWGEKQELNAGSIIGHCLTWMERIGWVGNFDRAADGTVAEHHDGIEFVDSEVYKLLEAMAWELGRTPDGPLETVYRELVERVAAAQEPDGYLHTSFGRPGQPPRYSDLEWGHELYCFGHLFQAAVARYRTGHDDTLVAVARRLADHVYTEFGPEGRDAICGHPEIETALVELGRALREPRYIELAGLFVERRGRRTLKTTLFQGSEYFLDDVPVRRADVLRGHAVRAMYLSAGAVDVATESGDAELLDALRRQWDNTVAHRTYVTGGIGSHHQNEEFGSDFELPADRAYAETCAAIGSVMFSWRLLLQTGDARYADLIERTLLNAVLVSPREDGRAFYYANTLHQRVAGSEPDEDEVSERAESSMRAPWFEVSCCPTNVARTLASVSSYVATATDDGVQLHLLADAEVETTVETGAVRLAVRTGGYPYAGSIEIDAESEGEVEVRVRIPGWAAGAVARFRGEELPVVDGYARARAHFVSGDRIHLDLPMEPRLTYPDARIDALRGTVAVERGPLVLCAESTDLPSGVDVSRIALDAGVPLGYLPDGATVAIAIAEPRDASWPYGDAESDETVTTATARLIPYHRWANRGPSTMRVFLPVTAAH, from the coding sequence ATGACCGACACCCTCGACCGCACGCGCCTCGGCGGTCCCGTGAACCCCAGCGCGTCCCTCCTGCGTCCGCTCGGCCCCTCGGAGGTCCGCATCGCCGGCGGCTTCTGGGGCGAGAAGCAGGAGCTCAACGCCGGGTCGATCATCGGCCACTGCCTGACCTGGATGGAACGTATCGGCTGGGTGGGCAACTTCGACCGCGCCGCGGACGGAACCGTCGCCGAGCACCACGACGGCATCGAGTTCGTCGACTCGGAGGTCTACAAGCTGCTCGAGGCGATGGCGTGGGAGCTGGGCCGGACGCCGGACGGTCCGCTCGAGACCGTCTACCGGGAGCTCGTCGAGCGGGTCGCGGCCGCCCAGGAGCCGGACGGCTACCTGCACACCTCCTTCGGTCGTCCCGGTCAGCCCCCGCGCTACTCGGACCTGGAGTGGGGGCACGAGCTGTACTGCTTCGGCCACCTCTTCCAGGCGGCGGTCGCCCGCTACCGCACCGGTCACGATGACACCCTCGTGGCGGTCGCCCGCCGGCTCGCCGACCACGTCTACACGGAATTCGGTCCGGAGGGCCGGGACGCGATCTGCGGGCATCCCGAGATCGAGACGGCTCTGGTCGAGCTCGGCCGCGCGCTCCGCGAGCCGCGGTACATCGAGCTCGCCGGCCTGTTCGTCGAGAGGCGAGGACGCCGGACGCTGAAGACGACGCTGTTCCAGGGCAGCGAGTACTTCCTGGACGATGTGCCCGTCCGCCGCGCGGACGTGCTCCGCGGCCACGCGGTGCGGGCGATGTACCTGTCCGCCGGCGCCGTCGACGTCGCCACCGAGTCCGGCGACGCGGAACTCCTCGACGCCCTGCGGCGCCAGTGGGACAACACGGTCGCCCACCGCACGTACGTCACCGGCGGCATCGGCTCGCACCACCAGAACGAGGAGTTCGGGAGCGACTTCGAGCTGCCCGCCGACCGGGCGTACGCGGAGACCTGCGCGGCCATCGGATCCGTCATGTTCAGCTGGCGCCTGCTCCTGCAGACCGGTGACGCGCGCTACGCCGACCTCATCGAGCGCACGCTGCTGAACGCGGTGCTCGTCTCGCCGCGCGAGGACGGTCGCGCCTTCTACTACGCGAACACCCTGCACCAGCGCGTTGCCGGCAGCGAGCCCGACGAGGACGAGGTCAGCGAGCGCGCCGAATCCAGCATGCGGGCGCCGTGGTTCGAGGTCTCGTGCTGTCCGACGAACGTGGCGCGGACCCTCGCGAGCGTCTCGTCGTACGTCGCCACCGCGACGGACGACGGCGTGCAGCTCCACCTGCTGGCGGATGCGGAAGTGGAGACGACCGTAGAGACCGGCGCGGTCCGGCTGGCCGTCCGGACCGGCGGTTATCCGTACGCGGGCTCGATCGAGATCGACGCGGAGTCGGAGGGCGAGGTCGAGGTGCGGGTGCGCATCCCGGGCTGGGCCGCCGGCGCGGTCGCGCGCTTCCGGGGCGAGGAACTGCCCGTCGTGGACGGCTACGCGCGCGCCCGGGCGCACTTCGTGAGCGGCGACCGCATCCACCTCGACCTGCCGATGGAGCCGCGGCTCACCTACCCGGACGCGCGGATCGACGCGCTGCGCGGGACCGTGGCCGTCGAGCGCGGACCGCTCGTGCTGTGCGCCGAGTCGACGGACCTCCCCTCGGGCGTCGACGTGAGCCGGATCGCGCTCGACGCCGGCGTGCCGCTCGGCTACCTTCCGGACGGCGCGACCGTCGCGATCGCGATCGCCGAGCCCCGGGATGCATCCTGGCCGTACGGTGACGCGGAGAGCGACGAGACGGTCACGACGGCGACGGCCCGGCTCATCCCGTACCACCGCTGGGCAAACCGCGGTCCGAGCACCATGCGCGTGTTCCTGCCGGTGACAGCCGCCCACTGA
- a CDS encoding MGH1-like glycoside hydrolase domain-containing protein — protein MSAFDDFSFDIAEIPFSRRGAWLDLSRVVALHTVADDLHLVTHTGGMHAVLRLEPRRDGRPAATDVRATPGVLTWSADGGLVEAAFDDAGIRFRGRGLGLAFVAPDELTPFTGAYLFVDPLDGSPTLTSYESGRRYRFTVLRGEPEVVGAERVGVTPRAIAFGSDDDWEVLVEELETSAPAVASVASFDAVVEARRAEFHAYSERLLTGTPFSVDVKACYVMWSATVSPAGFVTREAVLMSKHWMDKVWSWDHCFNAIALAAGDPQAALDQFLLPFDHRDATGALPDSITHSEVLYNFVKPPIHGWAFAQLRARAPRPFERAQLEEVHAGLAAWTRFWLRQRRAPGHALPYYQHGNDSGWDNSTTFDHGGVIESPDLAAFLVLQLGVLAQLSEELGLPASEWIEAESEVRTALFREFWTGSGFIARSVATGDPAPATSLLNSLPIVLGEQLPEDVADRLAASITRHLTEWGPATEPVDSPLYEDDGYWRGPIWAPSTMLIEDGLRRAGHRELADRIARSFAALCDTSGFAENFDARTGAGLRDRAYSWTASAYLTLRSDALARAESAILAGAE, from the coding sequence ATGAGCGCCTTCGACGACTTCTCGTTCGACATCGCGGAGATCCCGTTCTCGCGCCGCGGCGCGTGGCTGGACCTGTCGCGCGTCGTCGCCCTGCACACCGTCGCGGACGACCTCCACCTGGTGACGCACACCGGCGGGATGCACGCGGTGCTCCGGCTGGAGCCCCGGAGGGATGGACGTCCCGCTGCCACGGACGTCCGGGCGACGCCGGGCGTGCTTACCTGGAGCGCCGACGGCGGTTTGGTCGAGGCGGCGTTCGACGACGCCGGCATCCGGTTCCGCGGTCGCGGCCTGGGCCTCGCCTTCGTCGCCCCCGACGAGCTGACGCCGTTCACCGGCGCCTATCTGTTCGTGGATCCGCTGGACGGCTCCCCGACCCTCACCAGTTACGAGTCCGGTCGCCGGTACCGCTTCACGGTGCTCCGCGGTGAGCCGGAGGTGGTCGGCGCCGAACGCGTCGGCGTGACGCCCCGCGCCATCGCCTTCGGCTCGGACGACGACTGGGAGGTGCTCGTCGAGGAGCTCGAGACGAGCGCGCCCGCGGTCGCATCGGTCGCCTCCTTCGACGCCGTCGTCGAGGCGCGCCGGGCGGAGTTCCACGCGTACAGCGAGCGCCTCCTCACCGGCACGCCCTTCAGCGTGGACGTGAAGGCCTGCTACGTGATGTGGTCCGCCACGGTCTCCCCTGCGGGCTTCGTGACGCGGGAGGCGGTGCTGATGTCCAAGCACTGGATGGACAAGGTCTGGAGCTGGGACCACTGCTTCAATGCGATCGCCCTGGCCGCCGGCGACCCGCAGGCGGCGCTCGACCAGTTCCTGCTCCCCTTCGACCACCGGGACGCCACCGGCGCGCTGCCCGACTCGATCACGCACTCCGAGGTGCTCTACAACTTCGTCAAGCCGCCCATCCACGGCTGGGCTTTCGCGCAGCTGCGCGCACGGGCGCCGCGACCCTTCGAGCGGGCGCAGCTCGAGGAGGTGCACGCCGGCCTCGCCGCGTGGACCCGCTTCTGGCTGCGCCAGCGCCGTGCGCCGGGCCACGCGCTCCCCTATTACCAGCACGGGAACGACAGCGGCTGGGACAACTCGACCACCTTCGACCACGGCGGCGTGATCGAATCGCCCGACCTGGCGGCCTTCCTCGTGCTGCAGCTGGGGGTGCTCGCGCAGTTGTCCGAGGAGCTCGGGCTACCCGCGTCGGAGTGGATCGAGGCCGAGAGCGAGGTGCGCACCGCCCTGTTCCGTGAGTTCTGGACCGGCTCGGGCTTCATCGCCCGCTCCGTGGCGACCGGAGATCCGGCCCCCGCGACCAGTCTCCTGAACTCTCTCCCGATCGTGCTCGGGGAGCAGCTGCCGGAGGACGTCGCCGACCGGCTGGCCGCATCCATCACCCGGCACCTCACCGAGTGGGGTCCTGCCACCGAGCCGGTCGACTCGCCGCTCTATGAGGACGACGGCTACTGGCGCGGACCCATCTGGGCGCCGTCCACGATGCTCATCGAGGACGGCCTGCGGCGCGCCGGCCACCGCGAGCTGGCGGACCGCATCGCCCGCTCGTTCGCCGCGCTCTGCGACACCTCGGGCTTCGCAGAGAACTTCGACGCGCGCACCGGCGCCGGCTTGCGCGACCGCGCCTACAGCTGGACGGCGAGCGCCTACCTCACCCTCCGTTCCGACGCGCTGGCCCGCGCGGAATCCGCGATCCTGGCTGGAGCAGAATGA
- a CDS encoding carbohydrate ABC transporter permease, which translates to MNGRRPWWKTVVGVVLTLVMLFPVYWMINVSLTPTTEMRKSPPNLFPIHATFEGYQAVISQQLPYLGTSLLIGLGTVILTVALAAPAAYSLAKLRPRGRGALNFVLLIAQMIPGIIMAMGFYAIYLNLGILNTLWGLIIADSTIAVPFGVLIFSAFMAGIPDELMSAAKIDGAGTWRTFRSIVLPVSRNSIVTVSLFAFLWAWSDFIFSSTLNSGGALQTITLGIYKYIGNNNQEWNAIMATAVVASIPAAVLLVIAQKYVAAGVTAGAVKD; encoded by the coding sequence ATGAACGGCCGGCGACCCTGGTGGAAGACCGTCGTGGGCGTCGTGCTCACCCTCGTGATGCTGTTCCCGGTCTACTGGATGATCAACGTCTCGCTCACCCCCACGACCGAGATGCGCAAGAGCCCGCCGAACCTGTTCCCGATTCACGCCACATTCGAGGGCTACCAGGCCGTGATCAGCCAGCAGCTGCCGTACCTCGGCACGAGCCTCCTGATCGGGCTCGGCACCGTGATCCTGACGGTCGCCCTGGCGGCGCCGGCCGCGTACTCGCTCGCCAAGCTGCGGCCGCGCGGCCGCGGTGCGCTCAACTTCGTGCTGCTGATCGCCCAGATGATCCCCGGGATCATCATGGCGATGGGGTTCTACGCGATCTACCTGAACCTCGGCATCCTGAACACGCTGTGGGGACTGATCATCGCGGACTCCACCATCGCGGTGCCGTTCGGCGTGCTGATCTTCTCGGCCTTCATGGCCGGCATCCCCGACGAGCTGATGAGCGCGGCGAAGATCGACGGCGCCGGAACGTGGCGCACGTTCCGCTCGATCGTGCTGCCGGTGAGCCGCAACTCCATCGTGACGGTCTCGCTGTTCGCGTTCCTCTGGGCCTGGTCCGACTTCATCTTCTCGTCGACGCTGAACAGCGGCGGTGCGTTGCAGACGATCACCCTCGGCATCTACAAGTACATCGGCAACAACAACCAGGAGTGGAACGCGATCATGGCGACCGCCGTGGTGGCGTCCATCCCGGCGGCTGTGCTTCTCGTCATCGCGCAGAAGTACGTCGCTGCGGGCGTGACCGCCGGGGCGGTGAAGGACTGA
- a CDS encoding sugar ABC transporter permease, producing the protein MTTTQTALHESVRGTGGAAGTAAPPRARTRRSGRRRSGQWAAWAFLAPVVIYLIVFYAFPLYRNIELSVRDYTVRSFVQGGAPFVGLDNYVKVFQSPTFGPAILHTALFTVVSIAFQFTIGMALAVFFHQNFRLSATLRALFLVPWLLPLIVSASTWSWMLNSDSGVVNAALEAFGLPGINWLTSPDWALTSVTIANIWIGIPFNLVILYSGLQNIPSDLYEAASLDGANGWQKFWKVTFPLLRPVSAITLLLGLVYTLKVFDIIWIMTRGGPGTSSTTLATWSYQLGFASTLPDFSPAAAVGNVLIIIALVFGIIYIRTQRKQDIA; encoded by the coding sequence ATGACGACGACACAGACAGCGCTGCACGAATCGGTGCGGGGCACAGGCGGGGCGGCCGGCACGGCCGCCCCGCCGCGGGCGCGCACCCGGCGGTCGGGCCGGAGACGGTCCGGCCAGTGGGCCGCCTGGGCTTTCCTCGCTCCCGTGGTGATCTACCTGATCGTGTTCTACGCGTTCCCGCTCTACCGCAACATCGAGCTGAGCGTGCGGGACTACACCGTCCGGTCCTTCGTGCAGGGCGGCGCCCCGTTCGTCGGGCTGGACAACTACGTCAAGGTGTTCCAGAGCCCGACGTTCGGGCCGGCCATCCTGCACACGGCGTTGTTCACCGTCGTCTCGATCGCGTTCCAGTTCACGATCGGCATGGCCCTCGCCGTCTTCTTCCACCAGAACTTCCGGCTCTCGGCCACGCTGCGAGCCCTGTTCCTGGTGCCCTGGCTGCTCCCGCTGATCGTGTCGGCGTCCACCTGGTCGTGGATGCTGAACAGCGACTCGGGCGTCGTGAACGCCGCCCTCGAGGCGTTCGGCCTCCCGGGCATCAACTGGCTGACCTCCCCCGACTGGGCGCTCACCAGCGTCACCATCGCCAACATCTGGATCGGCATCCCCTTCAACCTGGTGATCCTCTACTCGGGCCTGCAGAACATCCCGTCGGACCTCTACGAGGCGGCCTCGCTCGACGGCGCGAACGGCTGGCAGAAGTTCTGGAAGGTCACCTTCCCGCTGCTCCGGCCGGTCTCGGCGATCACCCTGCTGCTCGGCCTCGTCTACACGCTGAAGGTGTTCGACATCATCTGGATCATGACGCGCGGCGGCCCCGGAACGTCGTCCACGACGCTCGCGACCTGGTCGTACCAGCTCGGCTTCGCGTCCACGCTCCCGGACTTCAGCCCGGCGGCGGCGGTCGGCAACGTGCTGATCATCATCGCCCTGGTCTTCGGGATCATCTACATCCGCACGCAGCGAAAGCAGGACATCGCATGA